In the genome of Pseudomonas sp. LBUM920, one region contains:
- a CDS encoding serine hydrolase: protein MVRGLLCVALLFVTVAAHADTWPDKDWAQGTALTGPAVDALTAYAFPTRDDATRQGIRTDALLVIRDGEVIYERYAAPTTASTPHLTWSISKSLMATVLGVAYGENRFKLSDPAARFYPPMKQHPKVTMADLLHWASGLDWQEDYEYAPLKSSVVAMLYTRGRADMAEFAADTEAAAAPGQAFRYSSGDSNILSATLKGMLGHKAYMSYPWDALFKPLGIHNAAWETDADETFVASSYAYLTARDLARVGLLMVRDGRWGAQQLLPEEWVAFNRQPFDNYKAGQDEAVPGGQWWLNREVQGAPRPWPDAPADTFAALGHWGQALFVMPDEHLVIVRYGDDRDGSYRHNELLKRVLAAVQP, encoded by the coding sequence ATGGTCCGAGGCTTGTTGTGCGTTGCCCTGCTGTTCGTCACCGTTGCCGCCCACGCCGACACCTGGCCTGACAAGGACTGGGCCCAGGGCACAGCACTCACCGGCCCCGCTGTCGATGCGCTGACTGCCTATGCGTTCCCAACCCGTGACGACGCCACCCGCCAAGGCATTCGCACCGACGCGCTGCTGGTGATCCGTGACGGCGAAGTCATCTACGAACGCTACGCCGCACCCACTACCGCGAGCACGCCGCACCTGACCTGGTCGATCAGCAAAAGCCTGATGGCCACCGTGCTCGGTGTGGCCTATGGCGAAAATCGCTTCAAACTTAGCGACCCCGCCGCACGCTTTTACCCGCCGATGAAGCAGCATCCCAAGGTGACGATGGCCGACCTGCTGCACTGGGCCTCGGGCCTGGACTGGCAGGAAGATTACGAATACGCGCCGCTGAAATCCTCGGTGGTGGCGATGCTCTACACCCGTGGCCGCGCCGACATGGCCGAGTTTGCCGCCGACACCGAGGCTGCAGCGGCACCGGGCCAAGCCTTCCGTTACTCCAGCGGCGACAGCAACATCCTCTCCGCCACCCTCAAAGGCATGCTCGGCCACAAGGCCTATATGAGTTACCCGTGGGACGCGCTGTTCAAGCCGCTGGGCATTCACAACGCCGCCTGGGAAACCGACGCCGACGAAACCTTCGTCGCGTCCTCTTACGCCTACCTCACCGCCCGCGACCTGGCGCGCGTCGGCCTGCTGATGGTGCGCGATGGGCGCTGGGGCGCGCAGCAATTGCTGCCTGAAGAGTGGGTCGCCTTCAACCGCCAACCCTTCGACAACTACAAAGCCGGCCAGGACGAAGCCGTACCCGGCGGCCAGTGGTGGCTGAACCGCGAAGTACAAGGCGCGCCCCGCCCGTGGCCCGACGCCCCGGCCGACACCTTCGCCGCCCTCGGCCACTGGGGCCAGGCGCTGTTTGTGATGCCCGATGAACACCTGGTGATCGTGCGCTACGGCGATGACCGCGACGGCAGCTACCGCCACAACGAATTGCTCAAACGCGTGCTCGCGGCGGTACAACCATGA
- a CDS encoding amidase, which translates to MIRRHPFISLFLLLLLALLGWVWHERVNLQAFPDIIAAYTAKEYCSCRYVQNYPAEYCLGYVKQYVPTSAFNDNPERSEVTASGLGRTHTARWMGDRQGCRLNP; encoded by the coding sequence ATGATCCGTCGACACCCGTTCATCAGCCTGTTTCTACTGCTGTTGCTCGCGTTGCTGGGCTGGGTCTGGCATGAGCGCGTCAACCTGCAAGCCTTCCCCGACATCATCGCGGCGTACACCGCCAAGGAATATTGCTCGTGCCGGTATGTGCAGAACTATCCGGCCGAGTATTGCCTGGGGTATGTGAAGCAGTACGTGCCGACCAGCGCGTTCAACGACAACCCGGAGCGCAGTGAAGTGACGGCCAGTGGGTTGGGGCGCACGCATACGGCGCGCTGGATGGGTGATCGCCAAGGCTGCCGCCTGAATCCCTGA
- the olsB gene encoding L-ornithine N(alpha)-acyltransferase — protein sequence MTQIARISDTGNERRLQAERLIGAKALQEAQALRFNVFSGEFNAKLKGAELGLDMDDYDVHCSHIGVRDLNSGRLVATTRLLDHQAASTLGRFYSEEEFSLHGLLHLQGPILEIGRTCVDPAYRNGGTIAVLWGELAEVLNQGGYSYLMGCASIPMHDGGIQAHAIMQRLRERYLCNEHLRAEPKKPLPALDLPSNVIAEMPPLLKAYMRLGAKICGEPCWDEDFQVADVFILLKRDELCPRYARHFKAAM from the coding sequence ATGACTCAGATCGCCCGCATCAGCGACACCGGCAATGAACGCCGCCTGCAAGCCGAACGCCTGATTGGCGCCAAGGCGTTGCAGGAAGCCCAGGCCCTGCGGTTCAACGTGTTCAGCGGCGAGTTCAACGCCAAGCTGAAAGGCGCGGAACTGGGTCTGGACATGGATGACTATGATGTTCACTGCAGCCACATCGGCGTGCGGGATTTGAACAGCGGTCGATTGGTCGCCACCACCCGTTTGCTCGACCACCAGGCCGCCAGCACCCTGGGTCGGTTCTACAGCGAAGAAGAATTCAGCCTGCACGGCTTGCTGCACCTGCAAGGCCCGATCCTGGAAATCGGTCGCACCTGCGTCGATCCGGCCTACCGCAACGGCGGCACCATTGCCGTGTTGTGGGGCGAGTTGGCGGAAGTCTTGAACCAGGGCGGCTACAGCTACTTGATGGGCTGCGCGAGCATCCCGATGCACGACGGCGGCATCCAGGCCCACGCGATCATGCAGCGCCTGCGCGAACGCTACCTGTGCAACGAACACCTGCGCGCCGAGCCGAAAAAGCCACTGCCGGCACTGGACCTGCCGTCCAACGTGATCGCCGAAATGCCGCCACTGCTCAAGGCCTACATGCGCCTGGGTGCGAAGATCTGCGGGGAGCCGTGCTGGGATGAAGATTTCCAGGTGGCCGACGTGTTCATCCTGCTCAAGCGTGACGAGCTGTGCCCACGTTACGCCCGCCACTTCAAGGCGGCCATGTAA